The following DNA comes from Methanothrix sp..
TTCATTCAGGGACTGCCGGGGAGCAATAAATTAGCTATGCGTGAGTCGAATCTGGAGGATGTCTTTGTTGAACTGACCGGTCAGAAGGTCTTGGAGAGTTAATATGGATTCTTGTAATATACTCTGGGCGGACCTAGTAACCCTGAAGCGGCGCTGGTCCAGATACCTGATCACCACTCTTATCAGCCCCCTGCTCTATCTGGTGGCATTTGGCTGGGGGCTTGGACGGGGCATAAATCTCAATGGAACAAGCTATCTAGAGTTCGTGATACCGGGCATCATCGCCCTCACCGCCATGACCACCAGCTTCAACGGCGCAAGCACAAGGCTAAATGTCGATCGTCTCTACTACAAAAGCTTTGATGAGTGCCTCATGGCCCCGATTGGGCTATCCTCCATACTCATCGGAAAGGCGATGATCGGGGTAGTGAGAGGCTTATTGAGCTCCTTTGCATTCCTCGCCGTAGCCATGCTCATCGCACCATCCATTCACATCGGTCCGCTTTTCCTGGTAGGCCTTCTTTTGACCTGCTTTACATTCGCCTTTCTGGGAGTTCTGGCCGCTCTGCTGGCAAGGTCTCATGAGGACATGGGCACCTTCGCAAGCTTGATCTTGATTCCCATGACCTTTCTGGGCGGAACCTTCTTCTCTCTCTCCCAGGTTCCAGCCGGGCTGAAGTATGCCCTCTATGCTCTGCCGCTTACCCACTCCAGCCTATTCCTGCGAGCTGCCGCCCTGGATCAGCCCCTGCCTTGGGTATCTTTGCTCATACTCCTGATCTTCTTTGCAGCGTTTCTGGCAGGAGGGATGAGGACCCTGAGCAAGATCAGCATCTGAAATTTATGCCAATGACCACAAGCTTTAACCTTAACTCCGACTATGCGGGGAATATGTTTAGCCCAAGTTTAGCTTCAATCTCTAATTTTCTTAGGAACTTCCATTATTTTTCCACGTTCTCCAAAATCAATATGATATACTTTGCTGAACTAAAAGAGTAAGTCACCAGGTGTCATTTTTTTATTTGCTCCAGCCTTTTTCAAGAGCAATTCGAGTGTGCAGTAGGCATAAAGAGATAAAAATGCTATAAACACATGTCCAAAGACGCTTTCATCATCATGCAAATATAGCCTATCAGCTGATAACGTTGATTTATAGATGTCAAACATCTTCTCAACACTTTCTCTTCTCTTAAATAGTTCGTAGGCTTGTATCCGCCGGTCCAAATTTGACCCCCCGCGCCGATCCGATTTTGACCCCCTTAGACGACTAACCTAACTCATAGAGTATAAAGTTCACGTCTCGCTACTTTCTGCGGAAACTCTCTCCGTTCATGTTCAGTATCAGCGCGTGGTGGGTAATCCTATCCAGAATTGCTGCGGTTAGAGTCCTGTCATGGAATACCTTCACCCAATCTGAAAATCCCAGGTTCGAGGTAATGATAGTACTCATAGTCTCATATCGTGCTGCAAGCAACTGAAATAGCAATTCAGCAGCAGCGAGATCAAATGTTACGTACCCAAGCTCATCAATTATGAGGAGATCAACCTTTTTAAACTGTTTGATATAAATTGAGAGCCTGTTATCTTTCTCGCTTCGATCATCTCATTGACCAATGCTGCTGCGGAGCGAAATACAACTCGATAGTTCTCCTCGCATGCTCTGATCCCTACCGCAATAGCCATATGAGTCTTGCCGGTTCCTGAATTTCCGATGAGAATAACATTCCTCCTTTCTTTAAGAAACGCAAGCGCTTTTAGTTCAGGAATAGCCTCTCGCCCATCTTGCGGCAAATCATCCATCAATAGATCCCTCGAACCTCTTTTTGTCGGAAAGCCGGCTTGCCGAAGCGCTCTCATCTGGCGGTTCAGATGTCTCTTGTCGAGTTCGGACTGCAATGCTGAAGTCAGAAACCGCAGCATATCCTCATTATCAGGCTGATAGTCCAGGACGTAGTTGTAGACTCCGCTCAGTCGCAACTGTTTACATAGATCTGCAAGATTCGGTTCCACAGTCTATCCCTCCATAAACTGATCGAATATGGTGAGATCCGGCTCCAGGACCTCGAAACCACCCTCGATGTCAAAGGGCTCAACCATCAGAGCATTGGTTTGATGAAGCAAAAACCGAATGCTATCGCTGGTCGGATGGATGTTCTGTTCTTTTAGGATCGCAAGAGCGGTTGAAAATTTTTCAGGGGAGGTCTTTTATCAGGTCAAGAATAGGCAGAAATTTTTGGATCATTCGCATAATAGCGATTGAAAGCATCCCGAATCAGTTCATCTGCCTGAGCTAAAACTCTGGAATTTGGGAGCGCACCCGGTTTGCGATGAAAAGTCTTGATGTAATGAGCGATATCAAGCGAATACTTCTGATTCCCAGCCAATCGACGATGAACTGCAATGATATCGTTTCCATCAAGGAACTCGATCCTATCCACCAACATCTTCAGTGTAATATATCGAGGACGGTATGTATCCGGAATTAAGTAGAAGTTCCCGTCAAATTTTACCAATGAATACCGCGAAATAGTTGCACGTTTCAGTTCGCAGTTTTCAAATTCGAGTGTTGGCAATGGATGCATCAAGGCTCGCTCTTGATCAAGGCCCTGACCGGCACATCGGATCGACGATAGACAGGATGGCCGTTTATCTCGCCAAGGCGCATTTTTAGCCATTCAGCAGCCTCATTTATGGATGCAAATGAACTCCTTTCGCTGAAAGTGGCACGCCGGACATAGCCTACACTTTCTTCGTCTGTCCCTTTCTCGTTAGGTGAAGCTGGATTGCAGACACAGGGCTGAAAACCGAAATGCATAGAGAATTCCAAGAAATTTATCATTGAACTGCTGCTTTCGAGAATCGTATACAGCAGCCATTCTGTCATAGAATATCGCCTCGGGAACTGAGCCGATCTCGCGGAAGAATTCGATGTGGGCCTGGATCACTTCCAGACGGGTTGATCTGTTATAGAGGCGAGCAAATCGATAGAGCGAGAAGGGCAAGACGAAGACCGCAAGGTAGAATTTCTGCCATACTCCGGCGATATTGAGTGTGACTTCGCCCCAATCGAATTCTGCACGCTGACCAATGCGCGGCTCCTGCAAGATAAACACCTCTCGGGGTGCATTAGTGCGTTTCCAGCGGACAACTTCGTCCTTGACCGTGGTATAACCTATTTTATGACCATCCTGGACGAGAAGCTCCCAGATTCTTTTTGCCGTGAGTCGTTGTTTTTGGGGCATCCCATGTTTGACTCAAGATATTGATGTATCTTCTGACGGACAAGATCAGTGAGAACGCGAGAGGGTTGAACGATCTTTCGGTTTTGGGAATGATCTCCTCCGCCAATCCTTCTTGCACATCTTTGACCTGATGAAGATACTTTTTCACAGTGTTCCGGGATATGTTCAGTTCGCGGGCTACTTTTTGTAGGACTTATGGAGTTCGTACAGGTCTACGATTCTACGTACATCTGCCATCGTTTTCACCTTACCGCCCACCTCTCAGAGTACTTGGAGAGGGAAGGCTTTCCTTTTGGGGGGGGTCAAAAACGAACTGGCGTTTCCTTAAATAGGGGGGTCAAAATTGAGTCGGCGAATACATAGGCTTCTTGCTCTTTCATCTTTCGGTTAGATAAAATGAGAATGTGCCCTGATTTTTTCATCTCCTCGTGAAGTTCCACCTTCGTGATTTTGCCTGCATCCAGTTTATCATAGAGGGCATCGCGCTCTTCAAGCATTAGGACTTGATCCTCGAAGAGATAGAGGTTAGTTCCCAGCTTCTTGCATCCGCATCTTATCAATCGCTTATGATAGCGAAAATGTTCATTAAGATGAATGCGTTCCTCATAGTAGCAGCGGCTATTTCTTCTTGCAGGAATTAAGCATGATATCTCCAATTTATCAAGGAATTTTAATATCTCTTCTGAGAAGAATCCTCTATCAATACAGGGAGATCCAGGGCGGAGTCAGCTTCGCTGCCGCCCTCCGCCTTGGGCTTGAATGGACGCACGGAATAGCAGACCAGACCCACTATTTCATTACACTTTACTTAGCGAAATTTGATTTTGCTTAAGGCTTTTGGTCCTGGGAAGATCATGTGTTGTCCCGACGGGACTACACACGGAGTGAGATTAACCGAAACAATTATATTTGGCCTATTTCGAGTAATCTTGTCAAATTTAGATGGCTTTATACAAGTGTTATGGATTAGCCTTGAATTCACCGCTTAGCTTTATGGAGGGTAAGGCTGCATGGAATCGATGCCTGTAGAATGGAGTAACCTGACGAACTGGAATGTATGGGGAGCATGCGGGCCTGACACCGGCCCCGGTACAATAAGTTCCTCAGCCTCATATAACGCAGTTATCGCGGCTACAGGTGCTTATTCTTCGCGAACAGGACTAGCTATAAATATTATAGGATTGGCTGAGAGAATAAGACCTTTGGCCATCAGTTTGTGCGATATTTTGCTTGTTATATTATTTCCGATGACAGTAAAGCTCGTGCAGGCAAACGGGGATATCCGGGTCCAGGGCGCAGCTCCAGCTGTCGATTACATCCTCAGTGAAGCCGGCGATATGGTCTTTAGGGACTGCAAGAGCGGGGTCCTCTTGGGAGATCCTGGCACCGAGCTCTCCACCCGTGAGCACGGTTCCGGCTTATACATGCGAGAAAAACAGGTTATGGAGACGAATAATCGATGAGACCGTTCCTGGTACTTGTCACGCGGACCCTATCTCTGATCTTTTTGCTCACAGCTTCCAGCGCTGTTGGGGCCGATTTCCCGCTGTACGATGACGACCCCCGGATCAGATCCTCTGTGAATTACCTGCTCTCCTGCCAGAATCCAGACGGTGGGTTCGGCGAGATTCCGGGAAATTCTAGCGCCCTTCTCGTAACCGCTGATGTTGCCATGGCGCTGGCCCAGACCAGCGATATCAACCTGGCCATCAGGGATGGCAAGACAATTCTCGACTATCTCATCGATAAGAGACCCCCTGCCAGCAACGTCAGTACAGGCGACCTGGGCCGGTACTTGATGGGCGTTGTCGCCGCGGGCGGCAATCCTCACGATTTCGCAGAATCGGGCTATGTTGATATACTCAAGTATCGCTCAAGACAGTTGACCGAGATCGATCCATCAGAAGAAGCATACGCCCTACTCGGATTGATTGCAGTCAGAGAGCTCGAATCGATTGAGGCCAGAACCTATGTCAGGGATCTTAAGAGCAGACAGTTTGACTCGGGCGGATGGGGTAAAAACTCTTCCCTACCTGATACTGATACCACAGGGCTTGTGCTCTGCGCTCTGATCGGTTCAGGCGAGGATGTAAACGCTACGTGGATGAAAAAGGCCCTGACATGGCTTGGATCGGTCCAGAAAGACGACGGCGGTTTCTCAGGTTGCTTATCATCTCCGGACGGGTCCTGCTCTCCCTCGACCGGGCTTGCTGTCATGGCCATACTTGCTATGGGTCAGAGGCCGGTCGAAGAGCCTTGGCGAATCGGTGATGCAAATCCGGTAAATTTCCTGCTTAGCTGCCAGCAGCCGAACGGCTCGATCTGGCTCAAACCTGATGCTCCTGGCCCTCTCATATCCGGGTACACCGCCTTTGGCCTAATTTCTCTGACCGGGGGATGGCTACCTACAGCGAGATTAGCTCCCCCAAGTCCAGTGATCAGCGTCCACAAGACTGCAAACGTTTCGCTGGCCTTGCCCGGCGATACTATCCTTTATACCATCCGGGTGAACAATACTGGCAATAGAACTCTCAGCGATGTCGTTGCTGATGATAACCTCACAAAGCACCAGGAGTACATCGGGTTCCTTGACCCGGGCAAGAACCACACTTTCACTACAGAATACACAGTCAAAAGGGTTGATATCGGCAAGCCCATAGTTAACAATGTCACTGCCAGAGGCACCTACGATGGCGTAGTTTACCAGGGATTCGACACCGAATCTGTAGACACTGTATATAATCCCAATATTGCAGTCAACAAAACGGCAAACGTCACTGAGGTCGACAAGGCTGGAAGTATTATCCTTTATACCATCTGGGTGAACAACACCGGCAATACAATCCTCAGAGATATCGTTGCCGATGACAGCCTCACCAAACTTAAGGAGGACATTGGATCCCTGGATCCAGGAAAGAATCATTCTTTCACCACCACCTACACCGTCAAAGCGGCAGATCTTGGCAAACCTATTATCAACAAAGTCACCGCCAGCGGCAAAGATCCGGAAGGCAAATCTCATGAGAACTCCAGTACAGTGACCGTAGAGACAGAATCGCCAGATATCGTGTTGATGCAGCTGATGGTCTTCAACGATGGCGCCCTAGTCTTCAACAAGACAGTAGACGTGGTCGGCGTGAACCCCACCAGTTGGGATGCCATTCAGCAGAGTGGCGCAAGCTACGAGTATACCGACTGGGGTGGAGGCCTTGGCATATTCATCGATCGGCTGGCTGGCGTTGGAGAGCCCGGCTGGGGGCCATCCTTTTGGATCGATGGCAAGTCCTCGGAATGGGGCGCCAGCAACTGGCACATCCACGAGGGGGAGATCGACCAGTGGATCGGTCCCAACTCGGACAGCTACTCGGCGAAGATCCTGCGGGTGGACGATGCTACGCCTGCATCTGTCGCCAAGGGCGAGTCCTTCAGAGTCAAGATCACAGAAGAGACCGTATATTGGGGAATCCCTGCCGGCACGCCGTCGCGGGGGGCGACGGTTACCGTAGGCTTTGATAAATATATCACAAATTCTGAGGGCTTGACCCCCGAGATCACCCTTAACAGGGACGCATATTACGGCATCTACGCAGTTAAGCCCAAACATCTGGCCACCTATTGGCTCGGGCACATCAGTCCAATAGACGGCATCTCGACTATAAAATGTGGTGCCGGAGGTCCCCTGATCTCTGACCTGACGGGAGAAAAACCACCTACAAATCCCAACATCGAGGTGAAAAAGACAGCTAACCTGACCGAGGCCAGCACAGGCGATGTCATCGGCTACACCATCTGGGTAAACAACACTGGCGATACGTCTCTCAGCGATGTGGTGGCAAGAGATGACCTAACAGGTAAGGAAATGAAATGGGCTGCATTAAAAGCAGGTGAGAAAAAATCCTTCATCACCGAGTATACCGTCAAAACAGCAGATCTGGGGAAACCTGTAGTCAACAGAGTCACCGTCCGCGGCAAGGATCCCGAAGGCAAATCTCATGAGAACTCCAGTACAGTGACCGTAGAGACAGAATCGCCAGATATCGTGTTGATGCAGCTGATGGTCTTCAACGATGGCGCCCTAGTCTTCAACAAGACAGTAGACGTGGTCGGCGTGAACCCCACCAGTTGGGACGCCATTCAGCAGAGTGGCGCAAGCTACGAGTATACCGACTGGGGTGGAGGCCTTGGCATATTCATCGATCGGCTGGCTGGCGTTGGAGAGCCCGGCTGGGGGCCATCCTTTTGGATCGATGGCAAGTTCTCGGAATGGGGCGCCAGCAACTGGCACATCCACGAGGGGGAGATCGACCAGTGGATCGGTCCCAACTCGGACAGCTACTCGGCGAAGATCCAGGGTGGACGATGCTACGCCTGCATCTGTCGCCAAGGGCGAGTCCTTCAGAGTCAAGATCACAGAAGAGACCGTATATTGGGAATCCTCAGCGGCACGCCGTCGCGGGGGGCGACGGTTACCGTAGGCTTTGATAAATATATCACAAATTCTGAGGGCTTGACCCCCGAGATCACCCTTAACAGGGACGCATATTACGGCATCTACGCAGTAAAGCCCAAACATCTGGCCACCTATTGGCTCGGGCACATCAGTCCAATAGACGGCATCTCGACTATAAAATGTGGTGCCGGAGGTCCCCTGATCTCTGACCTGACGGGAGAAAAACCACCTACAAATCCCAACATCGAGGTGAAAAAGACAGCTAACCTGACCGAGGCCAGCACAGGCGATGTCATCGGCTACACCATCTGGGTAAACAACACTGGCGATACGTCTCTCAGCGATGTGGTGGCAAGAGATGACCTAACAGGTAAGGAAATGAAATGGGCTGCATTAAAAGCAGGTGAGAAAAAATCCTTCATCACCGAGTATACCGTCAAAACAGCAGATCTGGGGAAACCTGTAGTCAACAGAGTCACCGTCCGCGGTAAGGATCCCGAGGGCAAGTCTCACGAGAACTCCAGCACCGCATTGGTGAAGACCCCAAGCATACCGGTTACAATCCATAAGAGCGCATCTCCTAAAGGAGGGCTTCCTCTAACCGAGATCAGCTTCTTTATTGCAGTCACTAACACGGGGGATGACGACCTCCACGCTGTCTCCGTGGTCGACCATCTACCACCGGGGCTGGTTTACGCCTCTGACAATCGCTCAGGATTGCTATCAGGCAACGAGATCACCTGGGAGATTGGAGACCTTGGCAGAGGCGAGTCGGATTTCATAGAGCTGGCGGCAGAGATTGAGGAGGGAGCCTTCGGCATTCTGACCAACGAGGTCAACGTGGCTGCGATCGATGAGACCGGGAAGGAAGTTACACATAGTTCTTCTGAAGATGTAATTGCACTCGAGACCGAGACCCTGGACTTTGGTGATGCGCCGGAGAGTTACTCCACCCTCCTGGCGGGCAATGGCGCGCGTCACGTCATTATTCCCAACTTCTGCCTAGGTTACATCATCGATGGCGAGCCCGAGGCCTGGGCCTCTTCGGATGCATTAGGCGACAACATACATGATCTGAACGACGAGGATGGCGTGTCCATCACAGATTTGCTTTTGATCCCCGGTGCAACTTCAACCATCGATGTCTATGCCTCGGACGACGGTGGCTACCTGAACGCCTGGATCGATTTTGGAGCCGACGGCAGTTGGGCCGAGGGCCTCGACCAGATTTTCGTCGACAGGCCATTGAATAAGGGCTCTAACAGCCTTACCTTCTTTATCCCCCCAGAGGCAAAAGAGGATAGCGAGACCTTCGCCAGGTTCAGGTTCAGCACCGAGAAAGGTCTGTCATTTGCCGGTCTCGCCCTTGACGGCGAGGTGGAGGACTACAGATTGAATATCGGAAAGAATCCCCGGGTCGTGGTATCCAAGACAGCAGACAAGACTGAGGTCAAACGGGGCGACGACATCAACTACACTATCCGGATTGATAACACTTTAGGCATGCCTTTGCACAATGTCGTCGTCAGGGACGTCTTCAACAAATCGGTCGAGTTCGTCTCGGCATCGCCCGCGCCCGACTCTGACGGCATTTGGAGGTTCCCAGAGGTCGGTGTCGGCGGCATGACCATAAATCTTACTGTAAAGGTCCCCAAGGTTCGAGATATGGCGTTCAATATGGATCAAGAGGTCACAGGAGTGGGCTTTATGAATATCGCCAACGACTATGACACCTCTCTTGAGTCCTATGCCATAGAAAACTGCGTCTATGTCACCTCAGATGAAACCGGCGATATGGTCTTCAGAGACTGCGAGAGCGTGGCCATCTCGGGCGATCCTGGCACCAAGCTCTCCACCCGTGAGCACGGGTCCGGCTCATACCAGGGCGAGGAACGGCTTAGGGTGAGGACAGAGAACAGGTCAATCTCAATGGATAAGAATATGTCCGCCGCCTACAGCCCCACCGCCTTCGCCCTCTATAACAACCGTACCATCGATTACTCATCTAAGTGGATGGAAGGCGCCTGGGC
Coding sequences within:
- a CDS encoding prenyltransferase/squalene oxidase repeat-containing protein, translated to MRPFLVLVTRTLSLIFLLTASSAVGADFPLYDDDPRIRSSVNYLLSCQNPDGGFGEIPGNSSALLVTADVAMALAQTSDINLAIRDGKTILDYLIDKRPPASNVSTGDLGRYLMGVVAAGGNPHDFAESGYVDILKYRSRQLTEIDPSEEAYALLGLIAVRELESIEARTYVRDLKSRQFDSGGWGKNSSLPDTDTTGLVLCALIGSGEDVNATWMKKALTWLGSVQKDDGGFSGCLSSPDGSCSPSTGLAVMAILAMGQRPVEEPWRIGDANPVNFLLSCQQPNGSIWLKPDAPGPLISGYTAFGLISLTGGWLPTARLAPPSPVISVHKTANVSLALPGDTILYTIRVNNTGNRTLSDVVADDNLTKHQEYIGFLDPGKNHTFTTEYTVKRVDIGKPIVNNVTARGTYDGVVYQGFDTESVDTVYNPNIAVNKTANVTEVDKAGSIILYTIWVNNTGNTILRDIVADDSLTKLKEDIGSLDPGKNHSFTTTYTVKAADLGKPIINKVTASGKDPEGKSHENSSTVTVETESPDIVLMQLMVFNDGALVFNKTVDVVGVNPTSWDAIQQSGASYEYTDWGGGLGIFIDRLAGVGEPGWGPSFWIDGKSSEWGASNWHIHEGEIDQWIGPNSDSYSAKILRVDDATPASVAKGESFRVKITEETVYWGIPAGTPSRGATVTVGFDKYITNSEGLTPEITLNRDAYYGIYAVKPKHLATYWLGHISPIDGISTIKCGAGGPLISDLTGEKPPTNPNIEVKKTANLTEASTGDVIGYTIWVNNTGDTSLSDVVARDDLTGKEMKWAALKAGEKKSFITEYTVKTADLGKPVVNRVTVRGKDPEGKSHENSSTVTVETESPDIVLMQLMVFNDGALVFNKTVDVVGVNPTSWDAIQQSGASYEYTDWGGGLGIFIDRLAGVGEPGWGPSFWIDGKFSEWGASNWHIHEGEIDQWIGPNSDSYSAKIQGGRCYACICRQGRVLQSQDHRRDRILGILSGTPSRGATVTVGFDKYITNSEGLTPEITLNRDAYYGIYAVKPKHLATYWLGHISPIDGISTIKCGAGGPLISDLTGEKPPTNPNIEVKKTANLTEASTGDVIGYTIWVNNTGDTSLSDVVARDDLTGKEMKWAALKAGEKKSFITEYTVKTADLGKPVVNRVTVRGKDPEGKSHENSSTALVKTPSIPVTIHKSASPKGGLPLTEISFFIAVTNTGDDDLHAVSVVDHLPPGLVYASDNRSGLLSGNEITWEIGDLGRGESDFIELAAEIEEGAFGILTNEVNVAAIDETGKEVTHSSSEDVIALETETLDFGDAPESYSTLLAGNGARHVIIPNFCLGYIIDGEPEAWASSDALGDNIHDLNDEDGVSITDLLLIPGATSTIDVYASDDGGYLNAWIDFGADGSWAEGLDQIFVDRPLNKGSNSLTFFIPPEAKEDSETFARFRFSTEKGLSFAGLALDGEVEDYRLNIGKNPRVVVSKTADKTEVKRGDDINYTIRIDNTLGMPLHNVVVRDVFNKSVEFVSASPAPDSDGIWRFPEVGVGGMTINLTVKVPKVRDMAFNMDQEVTGVGFMNIANDYDTSLESYAIENCVYVTSDETGDMVFRDCESVAISGDPGTKLSTREHGSGSYQGEERLRVRTENRSISMDKNMSAAYSPTAFALYNNRTIDYSSKWMEGAWAKNWATGSSMSEYYRYATSIDRESRFDIDKNGTSMEFDTSFEGQGHMGTILTSGQHATPSVEFREDYSGSFNIYQRTDEYGSGTISEKTTQGTGFVSVDKRIKESQRSYEYGTGNYSSEEIIASSSNYIAKNISVEHRPSSFKVGGEPYSNQSLKWNEGISSKTPDTSFIGEEYTGIDHMEKETVARGLNEMETEAEFSGQARYRTVLEDDIDLVALRGAIDIDQVYIGEYSLRRHILIEGVSRVDHPHLAVNKSGELYYGDESVLARYRITLENDGNQSLDSIYIEDFFPPHAVYINSTARPSELTASSANWTLTHLSIGDRAVIDLWLDVTNYAGDELVNRVAASGAYNETWVTAFNFTVLDVDWLAYNLQRTLAVSKSAELSQDQPDVVRYSLTIQNLKGSDRVLRITDPLPQGMEFLEASVPPSSDEHGVLTWNQIELGPFQTKTIFYDAKALWPGTFVTWAEVDVGAVNGTSVPTQYAMAIIDVGVSDGERSAEVWQPPDWGFNLTCYDCDLEATKPICGEKE
- a CDS encoding ABC transporter permease, with the protein product MDSCNILWADLVTLKRRWSRYLITTLISPLLYLVAFGWGLGRGINLNGTSYLEFVIPGIIALTAMTTSFNGASTRLNVDRLYYKSFDECLMAPIGLSSILIGKAMIGVVRGLLSSFAFLAVAMLIAPSIHIGPLFLVGLLLTCFTFAFLGVLAALLARSHEDMGTFASLILIPMTFLGGTFFSLSQVPAGLKYALYALPLTHSSLFLRAAALDQPLPWVSLLILLIFFAAFLAGGMRTLSKISI